One genomic region from Ptychodera flava strain L36383 chromosome 5, AS_Pfla_20210202, whole genome shotgun sequence encodes:
- the LOC139133296 gene encoding proprotein convertase subtilisin/kexin type 9-like yields MSWLRSSILSFIFILAAYTARVSSYLDITTPSFCVSRWSVLSGKKDDATATVMCDVGEVMTGCGSFLPHGSSGSRDGDYIETDDNGDAVCVAQNGANGQGVHAIARCCVWQDMECYYIEGEKSSCHEKSTSIAQCSDRISGLLPYPTDCMSFTPDADMDGVMPDAPDQVTFLQDFDSRSCVAKNGYGGDGVNGYAACCSAPDLQCKSKWSEPSSWLHFDTADVRCDYGWQMTGCMGFTFWKMIDGAYIEDITHNEGQVESICKAYQGGNAYSVWAVAICCRIRPPSYTTPFSTTLGGNR; encoded by the exons GCACGTGTCAGCTCGTACCTGGACATCACCACGCCGTCTTTCTGCGTGTCCCGATGGTCAGTTCTCTCTGGAAAGAAAGACGACGCCACCGCCACAGTCATGTGCGACGTTGGCGAAGTGATGACAGGATGTGGCAGTTTCCTACCGCATGGCAGCTCCGGTTCCCGTGATGGTGATTACATTGAAACAGACGACAACGGCGATGCTGTCTGCGTTGCGCAGAACGGAGCAAATGGACAAG GTGTTCACGCGATTGCCCGTTGCTGTGTATGGCAAGACATGGAATGCTATTACATAGAAGGCGAGAAGTCGTCTTGTCACGAGAAGTCAACTAGTATAGCTCAATGCAGCGACAGAATCAGCGGATTATTGCCCTATCCCACAG ACTGCATGTCATTCACTCCCGATGCAGACATGGATGGCGTCATGCCCGACGCACCGGACCAGGTCACGTTCCTGCAAGATTTCGATTCAAGATCGTGTGTCGCCAAAAATGGTTACGGGGGTGATG GCGTGAATGGATACGCTGCCTGCTGCAGCGCGCCCGACCTGCAATGCAAGTCCAAGTGGAGTGAGCCGAGCTCTTGGCTACATTTCGACACCGCCGACGTTCGATGTGATTACGGATGGCAGATGACAGGGTGCATGGGTTTCACATTCTGGAAGATGATCGACGGTGCTTACATCGAGGATATCACTCATAATGAAGGGCAAG TGGAATCGATCTGTAAGGCCTATCAAGGAGGCAATGCTTACAGTGTGTGGGCCGTAGCTATCTGCTGCAGAATCAGACCGCCATCATACACGACCCCTTTTTCAACGACACTAGGGGGCAATCGTTGA